In the genome of Oikeobacillus pervagus, one region contains:
- a CDS encoding TIGR00266 family protein, with the protein MNNHEIDYKIYGDDMQFVEVELDPQETVIAEAGSLMMMDDQIAMETIFGDGSASQGGIMGKLFSAGKRVLTGESLFMTSFTNNGSGKKHVSFASPYPGKIIPMDLSELGGKLICQKDAFLAAAKGVAVGVEFQRKIGAGFFGGEGFIMQKLEGDGMAFVHAGGTIHKKVLEPGETLRVDTGCLVAMTSGIDYNIEFVRGIKTALFGGEGLFFATLRGPGTVWIQSLPFSRLASRVFAAAGGSKEEGSVTGAFFDFFGGDR; encoded by the coding sequence TTGAATAATCATGAAATTGATTACAAAATATATGGGGACGACATGCAATTTGTAGAAGTAGAATTAGATCCTCAAGAAACAGTCATTGCGGAAGCAGGAAGCTTAATGATGATGGACGACCAAATTGCGATGGAAACAATCTTTGGTGATGGTTCCGCTTCACAGGGTGGAATTATGGGGAAATTGTTCAGCGCCGGTAAACGCGTGCTGACGGGTGAAAGTCTGTTTATGACTTCCTTTACAAATAATGGCTCTGGCAAGAAACATGTTTCCTTTGCCTCACCCTATCCAGGCAAAATTATTCCAATGGATTTAAGTGAATTAGGTGGTAAATTGATTTGTCAAAAAGATGCCTTTCTTGCCGCAGCAAAAGGGGTAGCAGTCGGAGTCGAGTTCCAAAGAAAAATTGGTGCAGGCTTTTTTGGTGGAGAGGGCTTTATCATGCAAAAACTCGAAGGTGATGGAATGGCCTTTGTTCATGCAGGAGGAACCATTCACAAAAAAGTCCTCGAACCTGGGGAAACTTTGCGTGTTGATACAGGATGTCTAGTTGCAATGACAAGTGGCATTGATTACAATATTGAATTTGTTCGCGGTATCAAAACGGCTCTTTTTGGCGGAGAAGGACTATTCTTTGCCACATTACGTGGACCTGGTACAGTCTGGATTCAATCATTACCATTTAGCCGTTTGGCAAGTCGTGTATTCGCTGCAGCGGGTGGATCGAAAGAGGAAGGTAGTGTGACAGGAGCATTCTTTGATTTCTTCGGTGGGGATCGATAA